The genomic DNA GTGCCGAGTAGATGGCTGGAGATAAAGATGAATCTGTGAAGGGGAAGGAGTCGACATCGTCTTCGTCGGCATCTACATCCAATAGACATCAAATTGCTACTACAAGGTTAGAGGTTGATAAATTCAATggctctaataattttggtatgtggcaatgtgaagtTATGGATGTGTTGTATCAACAAGAGTTGGATATGGTTCTGGAAGATAAACCAGAAGATATTGATGACAAGCAGTGGACACGAATTAATCTTCATGCTTGTGCTGCTATTCGATCGTTCCTTGATAAAGAGTTGAAATACCCGTATATGAAGGAAACTTCTGCTAAGGAGTTATGGACAAAATTGGAGGAGAAGTATATGACCAAGAGCGCAGAAAATCGGCTCTTCTTGAAGAAGCGACTCTTCCGTTTTCAGTATAGTCCAGGTATTTCTATGCATGAACACCTCaatgattataataaaatacttgCTGATTTAGCAAAccttgatgtgaaaattcctGACGAGGACAAGGCACTATGTTTGTTAAATTCATTGCCTGATGATtatgatcatttgacaactacttTGTTGTATGGGAAATCCGAGGTGAAACTTGATGAGGTGTCTGCGGCATTGGTGAATCATGAGTGTCGTAAGAAGGAACTGAAGACTCACAATTCACAAACTGAGGCACTTGTTGCAAGGGGTCGAACagtggaaagaaaatatgtgaAGCGGGGAAAATCTCGTTCAAAATCACAAGGGAAGTTTCCTGCTAAAGATGAATGTGCTTTTTGTCGCCAAAAGGGTCATTGGAAGAGAGACTGCcccaaattgaagaacaaagagaaggagaaagcgGGTTCTGAAGCAAATATTGCAAAATCTGGAGATGATGATTTCGAGTTTGCTTTGGCTAGTTCATCTGCTGATGGTCACTCCAAGGAGTGGATTTTGGATTCAGGTTGCACCTATCATATGTGTCCCATTCGAGAATGGTTTTCTAGCTTTGAGGAGCTGGATGGTGGAGTTGTTTTGATGGGTAATGATAATGCCTGCAAAACACAAGGGATAGGCAAAAtctgtttgaagatgcatgatgGAACAGTCAGAGAATTAAGTgatgttcggtatgtaccggatatgaagaaaaatcttatctcACTGGGTGCATTGGAATCCAAGGGTCTCAAGATCACCATGAAGGGTGGAGTTTTTAAAGCTGTTTACGGGGCACTGGTGGTGATGAAAGGTACAAGACGAAATAACTTGTATTTCTTGAAGGGGAGTACAGTTATTGGTGAAGCAGCTGTCACCGAAGCTGCTGACGCAGATAGCACAGACACCACGAGGTTATGGCATATGCGTCTTGGGCATGCTGGTGAAAAAGCGTTGCAAGGATTGGTGAAGCAAGGCTTATTGAAAGGTGCAAAggcatgcaaattggaattctgtgagcattgtgtgtTGGGTAAGCAAACTAGAGTAAAATTTGGCACTGCTATTCACCACACTAaaggcattcttgattatgttcacactgatgtttggggaccttcCAAGAATGCATCTTGGGGAGGTAGCcattattttgtctcctttgttGATGACTTCTCTAGAAGAATATGGGTGTACACCATGAAGCGTAAAGATGAAGTCTTGAAGATATTCCTGAAGTGGAAAAAGATGATTGAAACGCAAAGCGGTCGAAAGATCAAGACTCTCAGATCAGACAATGGGGGTGAATATAAGTCTGATCCTTTCTTGAAAGTTTGTCAAGATGAGGGTATTGTGAGGCACTTCACGGTTAGGGAGACACCGCAACAGAATGGGGTGGCGGAGCGCATGAACCGTACTTTGCTTGAGAAAGTTCGGTGTATGTTGTCTAATGCTGGATTAGGCAAGGCGTTTTGGGCTGAGGCAATTACTTATGCAAGCCATCTCATTAATCGATTGCCAGCTGTTGCGAATGAGGGCAAAACGCCCATGGAGGTATGGTCTGGTAAACCTTGTACTGAttacaagttcttacacatattTGGTTGTCCTGCTTACTATCATGTCAGAGAAAGCAAGTTGGATCCAAGAGCAAAGAAAGCTCTATTTATGGGCTTTAGCACTGGCGTGAAGGGATACCGACTCTGGTGTCCAGATGAGAAGAAATTTGTTGTAAGCAGAGATGTGACCTTTGATGAGGCTGCTATGGTTAATCAGAACAAGCATGAAGGTGAAACTGAAACGACCAAGACCATGAGTAGCTCAAAGCAGGTGGAGTTACTGAAGACTCCAGTTGTTCCAGTAAGGTCTGATGTTACAGACACTAGTCCTACAGTTAATCATGATGATGAGgacgaggatgatgaagaggaggCACCTACCCAAGAGCCTCCACAGCAACAAGACTATATTGCaaccagaagatcgagaagggaAATTCGAAAGCCTGCTCGATTTACTGATATTGTGGCATATGCACTTCCCGTTATTGAAGATGATATTCCATCCACCTACAAAGAAGCTGTCATGAGTTcagagtacgagttgtggaaGAAATCTATGGATGAGGAGATGAAATCTCTTCGTAAAAATAAGACTTGGAAGCTGGTTCAGTTACcaaaggggaagaaagaaattggttgtaaatgggtgtatgccaaaaAGATGAAATCTTTGGGAAAAGACAATGTAAGATTCAAAGCCAGATTGGTAGCTAAAGGCTATGCTCAGAAAgaaggcattgactacaatgaggtATTTTCTCCTGTAGTAAAACATTCTTCTATTCGTATTCTGTTGGCTTTGGTTGTGCagtttgatcttgagttggcccaacttgatgtcaagactgcgttcttacatggtgatttggaggaagagatttATATGTCTCAGCCAGAAGGTTTTAAGGTTGCTGGAAAGGAAAATTGGGTttgcaaattggaaaaatcattgtatggcttgaagcagtctccaagacaatggtacaAGCGATTTGATCGATTTACGATCGGGCTTAAGTTGCTCAAGTTTAAGCACTGCTTAGACTTGATTGGCatttgtaaaatttgttgattgccCCATGGGGGAGTGGGAGACGACTATTGGGAGTTCTACTTAGAGGGTTtgcgccaaggtggagattgttgattGTTGGCTCAAACCAAATgtagtctaaaaccaacaaatgatgttggctacttttgtggtcaaaattgatggttggcatgctacatgtgggaaataaaatggatggtcttatgcctaatttgttgtcaaagaatggatgcatttatgcctaattcttttgacttgatgagaggcctttggcctataaaaggaggtgtaggcataactcaaatacaacatcaaggaaacaaggaagaaagaaaaatagcaagaagccatttggcatagagaagaattttctcaaattgtcttggtttgtatttttggttttctcttcctattgtaagtgtgagagtttgggttattcgggtctttgggaaattgagtgataaacactattgtatgttctcattgattatagtggaatactccgtcgtctccaaactggatgtaggcattgccgaaccagtataaatcttggtgttcttgttggtattgttccatttatcttttgtcagttattgtggtttatttttcactcacacttggttgacgcttccgcacaacaCATTGATCACAAAAAGCTACCAAGTTTAAATATCAGTTCAAAAGAAACGTTGTTGAAATTTTACCTATTCTGGAAGACGAACTGAAACGCGGGAATCACTTGACCCTCGAAAGCCTCAAGAAAAGTGTGGGTTACATTTGATGGAGTCAGTTCTCAGTACACTCTCCTAAAATTATACAGAAACGGGACTGCCAATAACTCAAAATATAATAGCAGAAGTGTGTGCTAAGAATCTAAGACAATAACGAGGTCCATTCGGGTGACTGAAAATCGCAGAAGCACGAAGGTAATTCATTTCACATTATTTCACAATTCACAATTCCATCATTCTTTAGTATCATTAGTATACCACTGGTCGAAACCGCAATGCTCAACAGACAATAAGACTATCGAATGCAGAATTTTCGACAAATTTCCCATATCACCAATCTAAAATTACACCAAAGCAGCTCAATTTCACCAGTAAATACTGAACAACAAGAAGCAAGTACCAAAACCCCCcaaaaatatggaaaaaaaCAGAGTACTGAAGGAGATTCCAAATACTCACCACCACCGGAGAACCCGAAAAAGCCAATCACTTGGTCTTCACATCCACTCCATCCGTGCCGGCTATGATCACCGCCGTCGCCATGTCCAAGAACAACCCATGTTCCACAACcccttcaaatttcaaaatctcCTTTCCTGCCGCCGGCCCGTCTTTAATCGGAGTCTGGAAGTACAAATCCACAATGTAATTGAAGTTATCAGTCACATAAGGCTTCCCGTCGCCGTCGATCCTCAATTTCGCCTCCACCCCTTCTTCCTTAAACAGCTCCTGAAGCCTCACCAAGTTGTACTTCCAGCAGAACTGCACCACCTCCACCGGCATTGCCAGCCCGCTTCCGCCGAGCCCAGTCACCAGCTTCGTCTCATCCGCCACCACCACAAACTTCTCCGACGCCGCCTCCACCATCTTCTCCCTCAGCAAAGCTCCGCCGCGCCCTTTGACCAAATCGAGATTTGGGTCGACCTCATCGGCGCCGTCGATCGCCAAATCGATCTTCGGGTGGTCGTCGAGCACCGAAAGGGGAATACCCAACTGGCGAGCTTGGTCCTCCGTGCGCTTGGAAGTCGGGACTCCGACGATGTCCTTCAATTCGCCGGATTTGAGAAGCTCCCCGAGCTTGGAGACCACGAAGGCGGCAGTGGAGCCGGTTCCGAGGCCGAGGACCATACCTGATTTGACGTACTCGACGGCCCTGTCGGCGGCTAGCTTCTTGAGGTCGTCTTGAGTGAGGGCGGGGACCGTGCGGGCTTTGACGGACATGGGTCTGTAGGAAGAAGGCGAGCGCATGTTAGGGGATTTGGGGGTGCGCAGGAAAAGGTGGGTGGCGGTGGAGGCATTGTGTGGGGAGAGGAGGGATAGGGAGGAGGAAGCCATTGAAGAAGCGGTGAGTGCAGGAGAGGAAGATAGAAGAAGGAGAATTGGAGAGGAAATTAGAGGTGGGTTTTGGTCGctctgttttttgtttgttcgTTTCCTCTGCTTTCTTGTGAGCTCtgtttttttgtattttcaaagGTTTATGCTTTGGATATACAAAATGTGACCTTTTTGGGGGTGGGTGGTTGGTGGTGGTGGCTTGCTATTTGGTTTGGTTGAGATAAGAGGTTGTTGGTGAGGATTAAGGGTTTTTCTTTAGCAGTCCgtcttttaaataatttttatttttagagacaatctttattatttatttctaaCCATTTAGTAGTATTGgactattaaagaaaaattggaggagccaacttagtattacagtctagtagtattcatATTCACTTTTAAGTGAAAGGTTGtaagtttgattctcgctaaaaggcgaatttgaaccacattattgctagtcaaTTGTGATGTTAAGCTCACCTCTCTTCTTTAGTGTATATAAtgtcgtttgtttaaaaaaaaaaaaatggaggattACACATCTTTTACCTTTGATTAGAGTTTCAATATAATTTAAGTTTGTACTTTAAAGTCAGttaataatatttattcttattgtactttttcttttaaaggaaaaaaaagaatattttcTCTCTAAAGTTTGAATATTCAAGTTCCTTGTTCtcctttgatttatttgatttgaatgATATAAATGAACAAGAGTACGTAAAAAAAAGTGGGTGTGAAAATGGCTTCCTGTGAATGTAAGTCCATGGGGTTGAGTTTTACACCTTTGAAATTTAGGTGATTTGAAAAGGAGGTAAATTAGTTAATCAtatattttcttaacaaataattgTGTCATTAGAATAGAAAGAAATATCACAAATGGCCCTTAACCACAGTGGTGGAGAAGAGTATTGGTTTTGCACCACGACGTGAGTTCAAACTCTGTCGGCTCTCTAATCTAACatatctatcgtttgacaaaaaaataagaataaaaagaaTTATATGTTTTACAAGAAGAAGAATAGAGGGCAGATatgttgaaatttaattcattgGAACAAAAATTAGATTCAATGGATTTGGGGGTGCTAAATTTCAATTTGTGTATATTATATTTATCTTGTTGGAGTGATTGTTTTGTTACCATCTGTGATTCAAATCTATAAGAATTGAGTGCTGACCACCTGCTCCCACAACTAGATCAGTACTCACCAACCAGATAGCAAGAACACAAgaaccttatttatttatttacttatttttgttGAATAAAGTAATTGTTAATTTGCATCAAATTTGTGTAAGTATAGTATAGAACCCTATTTACAAAGTATATGGGAAAACCAAAGTCAACTACAATATTTTCGTGGCTACATGTTTCATCTCAACATAAACCGTTttggaagagaaagaaaacatcTAATCTGAGAAATTCTTTAGTTCGAACGTCTTAGTATGATAACCTGACACAAGACAGTAGGATTTGTACCAGACTAAGAAGGTGGGATTGGAAGAAGGGGGTTGGAAGGGATCAAAATAGATAGAGTAGTTGTAGGTCATTTCCAACCGAATGAGGGCTAAATGGCTCACTTTAACCCTATGATCttgcaagaaattatattttaatgaacaatatcagaccatattttatttcatctctaaccgaggggGCCAAAAGTTCATagaccaaacataatttattattttaattaaattaatatggttacttaaattaaactaccatattaaaataagggtTTCGGACATATTTTGAGTACAATTTGTCGCCAAATGAATAAGCTTCCAGATTTCCTATGTTTATGtcatcttaataatttttcagatAGGATTTCGAGTGACACGTGTCGCTAACGTGAGTAACTCTtcatatttattatatttatgtaatctcaataatttttcggataggattttgagtgacacgtgtcgctaaagtgagtagctctccagatttcttatctttatgtaatcttaataattttttgaataGGATTTTGAGTGTCACGTGTcgagatgtaattggttgtgCAAATTTTAGATATGATTCTTATCTACGTGGCACTTCTTATCTTCAGCTTCCAATGTTGATAAATTGGCTGGTTATTGGGGTAGAATTCACACACCTCCAAACACCTTGACTTGTTTGAGAACTACCCTTGACACTATCTTCTAAtacccatctataagccttgcaaagatcttcatcttctttttgggtCCATGCCCTTCCTTTCATTGCAGATGtgaccatttgaaaattattgaaaaaaattaaaggaaagattattggaagaggtaagggaatagaatgtgaaaaattaaaataaaataaggtaagatagtatggaatggaCCGAATGGTGAaaagtatgtgagaaatggtgtatgaatggcttaggtatttataggaaaacaattaatttaaaaaaaaaaatcaaattccaacagtaacatgacgtcagctagccgttgctagCTGGCTTCATGCTGACGTTAGGTAACCGTTGGCATTCAAATGGGCTAAGTTGGAAGGCTAgcaaaatgtcaagcttgacattctggCATTAGAGGGTTGGCAAAATGGTAAGGTTGGCAAAATGTTAGGCTTGACATTCTGGCGCTGGAAGGCTGGGCTTTAGGGCTAGTGGGCTAGCTGCTTTTGGCCAGCTCTTTGGTCCGTTCTCCCATTTTTGGCTGAGTAGGCACCACGAGCCCTTTGGGCTAGCCCTTGGTTAGGGACGATTTTTGTGTCAAAACGggctatttttagccctatggccctttggccatgttggttggagatggccttatatATCGATAGATGAACAATTATGTGGTGTGGTCGTTTGGGTTTAAGAATTTTTCCACTCTAAGACACACCTACTTGCCACTTAATGATATGATCGAGTGATATTTCTTTCAACTTGTAAATAAAGATATTTAATTTCAACAGTCATAAATGAAGAGTATAATAcgaacatataaaaaaaacatgatttaactCTAAATCTacctattaaaaaataaaatattttattttattgaaaagagaaaagtaaacatatagtaagaaaaaaaacttacataaaataaatttatcatCGGACATTCCTTGTTCAATAATACACTTGTTATAtgtaagtttttaatttatcgTCGGTCGTGTGACATTCCTtgttatagagtttttgggtgaattttgagttaaataattttttaaaattattttagccgttggatttaaatttgggttgttagatttttattttttattttttaccgttaaatttgattatattcgatttcagccgttggattcaataatatataaatataaaattaaaaaaattgaatctaggccgttggatcaaccaacaaCTTGTTGATCGCGATCGTTGAATCAAACTAGCCGTTAGGGTGCATGGGGAACGTGGCCGACAGGCCCATGTGGGTAGGGCCCTCACTGTTTGAGAGGTCACGCGTCTGGGTagtgggttgggggggggggggtttggcgCACAAATGTCGGGTTTCACTCAATTTGATGGGGCTTACACCGAATCCTGAGCTAATTTTTTGGCGGAATTTGACCTGAGTTTGACATTTGGCTTTTAGTCCAAAGATTTagattgggtttttttttgggggggggggggagggggggaatAAATGGGGAAATTTGGCAAATAGCCTAGGGTTGGGTTTGgtttaagaccatctccaacccttgggctaaaacttaaaatttttagcccaaaaaatttaggttttagccaagaaacagtttttctcttCCAACTCTTCAggcctaaattttttagccagagattattaaagaataaatttaggctaattttttcttttaagataattttttttttaaattatgtacactatcataatttaattttatgaacatttgaacctaaaaatatttaaattctgataaatattaaaaaatcactaaatttgggtgaattttgagttaaatactttttaaaattattttagccgttggatttaaatttgggccgttagatttTATTACATTCGATCTCAgacgttggattcaataaatcctaGAAGACATGCCTATGTGGGTGGGGTCTCGCTGGTAGTGCCCACACCATTTTCTGGACTAAATCTAAAGGGAATTTggcttttgtttggttttgaacTTTTAACCTACACATTTAGAAT from Pyrus communis chromosome 17, drPyrComm1.1, whole genome shotgun sequence includes the following:
- the LOC137723121 gene encoding probable ribose-5-phosphate isomerase 3, chloroplastic → MASSSLSLLSPHNASTATHLFLRTPKSPNMRSPSSYRPMSVKARTVPALTQDDLKKLAADRAVEYVKSGMVLGLGTGSTAAFVVSKLGELLKSGELKDIVGVPTSKRTEDQARQLGIPLSVLDDHPKIDLAIDGADEVDPNLDLVKGRGGALLREKMVEAASEKFVVVADETKLVTGLGGSGLAMPVEVVQFCWKYNLVRLQELFKEEGVEAKLRIDGDGKPYVTDNFNYIVDLYFQTPIKDGPAAGKEILKFEGVVEHGLFLDMATAVIIAGTDGVDVKTK